The region CCAGTGCTGAACTTATGATACATAAGAGATTGAATCATTGAATTATTTTTGCCTTTGTAGGACATAAGAGAAGTTGCATCATAGAATTATTTCCTCTTGAACACTGACATTGAGAGTCTTATTTGGGAGGACAATGCTGTTAATTACCACTACCTCATCTTCAACAGAAACTGATTCACCTGGATGACCAATAGCACCGTTCAGGTTGCGAAATATCAATTATTTGTGTTTCTTTACAGGAACAGCTACAACAGTTATAAggaaaaataaacaacaaaaacacTTACCAAGAATTGTAATCCCAAGTTTTGCATTGTAATCACCACTGGCCTGCACTCGGGACCATGTCCCAATAGAAGATTTCCACCCAACAATAGCATGAATAACAACTGCATTTTCCTGAAAGACAACAGTAACAAAGCAATAATCGTAATTTGTTaagcaaagaaaagaaaaagatgctAGAGTCTAACCTTTTGGCTACATTTGTGTTAATCTTGTTTGGTCCATACCTTAATTTCTACATCATCAAGGATGATACAACTGATGAGCCTTGCACCCGCACCTATGCGAGCATTTGCAGATATTGAGACATTGGGTCCTATCTGTTGCATGGTATCACATCAGAGttataagtaataaaatattttgacatTTACACCAGATAAACTTTGATGATAAGAAATTAGTAATGGTTTTTGTCACACGTTTATTATAGAAAAGTTTTGTACATTCTAACATGCTTTAATTCAGTAAGCTTAAGGGATTAGAGAAGAAATAAAAGTACCTTTGCAGTTGGGTGTATTTTTGCTGATGGATGAACATAAACATCACCGACAAATTTTGCACTCTTTATGCCATCCCCATTAGCCAAAAGATCTGGAGAAGTGAGCCGGAATTGTGCAAGGTACAGAGAAGAGCATCTCAATGACATTCTGAAAGTACCAACTTGAAACTTTGGTATTCTTGTCCAGATTTAAGGGTCACAAAGGATATAGCAATAGAACAACTTTGAGGCTGGTCTTACCCTGGAGTTTTGATTTGTTCCCAAAAGTCCTTGGTTTCATATGTAAATAGCTGCTTCTTCCCTGCTAGGGGTGAGAGAATATCTTGATCCAACCTCACAAAATTTGAGGGCAGACTCCTACAAAAAAGAATGAATGCTGTATCAATAATATATTCATTCATTTAGATTTAGATACAATTTCATTGAAAATGGAGTTGAAAAGATTTGTCAAAACTACTCATCAAATAACTGTTTGAAACAATCTATATTATTACTTGTTCTTCTCATTAATAAGAGGTTTTGTTTCTTAGGGGAAAAACAAAGACTTCTCAACTGCCTTCCTCTGCTGCATCCAAGTAGGGTAGGATGTAGTACATTAACTGAATCTGGCAGTTGAAATTGAAACCTCAGATTTGAGTAACCTATATGTTCCTCAGTGATTGATCATATAGTGACTTTTGTCTTCAACAAGTCAATATAGATACAATAATGCATTTGAAAACCCAACTTTAAATATTCTGCCCCACTAACAAATGATATTAAATAAAAGATGCAAATTTTGGTATTATATGGATGGAGTTGTTCTACTATTATATTCCTATAATACCTTGTTGCTGACTGGAGGGCTTCAAAACTGGATAGACGTCTCAGATTAGCTGCAAAtttttcagaaaaattagagcatgaTGTTTGAAAATAAACTTGTATAGAATAATCGGATTGGTATCAGTTACCCCTATCCTTCCTTTGTGTGGAAACCCCCTCTATGGCAGTGAAAATATCTGGTGTGAATACATAGACACCACAATTTATCAGGTCACTAACCTGGAATTCATCATGTGAGAAGTAGATTAGCTATGTTTTGAAAGAAACTGAAGTTTAATATGCTGATCTGTTGATCTAAGAAAGCTAGTAAATTTGAAAGAGTGAAAATTTCCAGTGCTGAGCTTACAAAAGTCTCAGGTTTCTCCGTGTAATGCAACAGTTCATTGGTGGTTGGATCAGCTACCAGCTCCCCAAATTGACTGGCGGACTCCACAGAAACCTGTACGAAAAGAATGTTATAAGGAGTAACCATGGAAAGATCTCTGCCAGGACACTTGCTTGTACATGTGTTCACCTTACCTTAATCACTAGGATTGTTCCCATTCCACCATAACTTTTATGAGCCTCTTCAGATattaatgaagaaaaaattagACATTAAGATTTGTGATCGTATAAACATGTATTATAAATTTCATTACGCATAGTTACCAAGCATTTCTGGCAATGGAAAACTGCAGCATACATCACAATTGAGCAAGAAAATGTGTGACTGCCATGAAAGGAACAAGCAACCAAATCAAGATTTGAGCTTTAAACAAATTTCTACCACCAAAAAGGCATAGTGGTATACACGTACATGATCTCAGTGTATCATTTCTAGAGCagaaaaatgacaaaacttgaaATAAGAAAGGTGAGAAAAAATATAAACCGGGCTGTCTTCCATGATCAGATCTCTGAAGTTATAGAGTCCACCAGCTGAACCAAGTGGCTTGTCTTCCCTCAGATATCTATGGCAGCATAACAGCAGAATGATCAGAATTTCTCTTAGGGGGTTTAAAGGCATTCAAAATGTATATTACCTCACAGGGACTTTAAGCTCATTAGAGATTGCAGATACATATAATGCGAATTCACGCTCCTCATAGAAACCAATGAGAAATATTTGTGCCAGGTTTGGAATCTGTAACAAGCAACAATGAGTTATGTGACTAATGTTTTGATGTTAGAAATGGTACAAATCCAGAATCATTTAATTTGTATTATTCAAGAATATTATACCCTTTTGCAAGCAGAAATCGGATGATGGACCATTGGTTCTCCTGCCAAAGGAAAGAGTGGCTTTGGGACATTCAATGACAGTGGACGGAATCTAGTACCTGCGAAATTCAGAAAATCCGATTGAAAACATGTTCATTAAAGATGAGTCTAGTAGTTCGAAATAAGAATCAATCAAATTATAGGAATGCAAAATTATTGTAACCAAATCACAACTGAGGGACACAAAAACGAAATGGGTCTCATTCATTGAATGGATATTCAAATCATCATGAAAGAGAATCACAAAAAGAAAAGATTGAGTAATTGATTCCAAAAAGACCATAGTTTCTTTCATAAAAGAACTGAATCTAAGAAAACAGAGAAGAGAAAAGCAGAAGCTATTTCCATCGAGGAATGTGATCTTCTTCAAACCTTTTGTGGGTCCTCCAACCATGATCACAGCAACCACCTTCTCACCTGAGCTCCCCATGATCCTCTACCAAAGCAAACCCAGATCGCCAAAAGACAAACTTAAGTGCTTCAAATCTCCACTCTTCAAAAACTTTAGAGAATTGACACAACAGAAAAGAACCCAGATGGAAATTTATGAACTATGCGTATCTAAAGCCACCAAATGATTATATACCAAAAAAACAAGTACGGTTTAGCAAGGTAGCAGGGTGTGTAAGAAGAGTGGGTTTATAAGTAAAAAAGGATTAAGGAAGATCCAACAGTTTCGTTCGTGTAAAACGTTGGTATACAATATGTTACGTTTAAAAAAGGACTAAGCTAATAGTTCAATGCCACTCGCTGCCGATAAGTACGCACAAACAGCCAATGTGTAGGAAGTTTCCACCTTCTCTTTTAccacaaaacaaaagaaattttTATGTTACAGATAACTATCTCATTCATCAGTCTTGTGTTGTTATGTCTGGTACTGGTTTCACTTTTCTCAAGGAGAAACACTCTTCAATGGGAGCACCATGTCCTGGGACCCATTTTCATCACATGATTTTTccctatttttaatttttaattatttatttaataagatTTATTTTTTAAGGGTAAAGAGGATTTTAATTTGTTCCATCAAATTGTTTGGGGCAAAATTTTATGAAGGATTTTTTTTGGTGTGTGTGGCTTTACCCTCAAATTATATCCATGCAAAAATATATTTCATTAGGACTTTTACTacaaaatatagagaaaaattACGTAATTCATGAATTTGTATTAATTTCACATTCATGCATCAATTTTGTTTGtgggaagaaaaaataagtatttttttcttctttctttcaatCTAATGGTAAAagattattttatgttattttattcttttttttaggGAAAATGGTAAAAGATTAATTGCCTTAATGCTTTTTTGTTTGAGCCATAGGGTTTTCAAGTCATTTATGTCTTTGTTTATACATTTAAGCCTTTAAGAAATATTAATGTTGCATCTTATTTGAATCTATTAAAAGCTTTAGAAAATATCCTAgtctgtcaaaaaaaaaaaaaaaaaaagaagaaaagaaaagaaaaatcccAAGTGGGTTGATACTTTTTCCTTTTCaatcttatataaatatatgtacttTTAAATAGGCATTAACCCTAAACTAGACACCATCCTAGGAGCCAACAACTCGAAAGCATCATACTAATGAAAATAATAatgcttaacaataataattcacataaaatatgttgaataatttttcataataggtcactaataaaataaaataaagttatatagGAAGAATCAGTGTAGAATCCAATAATGTTTTTTTTACATCTTTGTAACTATTTAAATTGCATCATATAGAAAGTGTGTATTTTGAGAATTGATCAACTACTTACGATTGCCGATAAGAGCCGTTTTGACAATTTGGGACTATAAGAAAATTGaaatttagaatttagaatttttaaaaattatttttatttttgaatttgaaCTGAATAGCATAATTttaacttattatttttaattaaaattgaattttaataattaaagCCTTTAGGTTAGAGAGTTCTACACCCTAATCTGCTGCGTCGCCCAACCATTGGTACTCTTTATTTTATTCCCATTATTTTTGCATGGTCCACTATTGTTAAGTCTTAATTAACACCTTTAATTTTACTTTTTTCCCTATATATTTTAAGAATATACCACTGTGCTAATGGttgttatatattttaaaagtaaTTTTAAGCATCTTTGTTAAGTAATATCATGACATATAATGTCAACTTAGTGGATAAAGATGCAAATCAAATCAATTTACAAACTTAGAAGTACTGTATAACCATTGAGAGAGGCACTTGAAAAGTAATAGCTCAaacttataaaaaaatatatcgtACAAGACTGAGAAAGAAGAGATACATTTTTTGGCCATAATAAATAATGATTCGATATACCTACCAATCAGTGAAGAAAGataaaacatcatttttttctcCAACAGTTTTGAAAAAGTTACACAAAGCAACTGAGCTTTCAAAGTTAAGTAAATAGCAGCTGCGGTTCCCAATTTATACTAATAGTATCATTTAGGTCTCCAATTTAAATTATGTAGCATATAGGTtcctatttttattttaaatgctACAATTTAGGCTCAGTACCCTATTTACCATAGCACTCGAGGTCTTTCTTTTATACCAATAGTACCACTTATTTCCCCATTTTAAATTTGTACTACATAGGTCCTTATTTTCTAGTAAATGCTACAATTTAGTCCCTACACCTTATTTACCATTTAAAAATTAGTAAGTTTAAATGATAAACAATAAGtatagtatttttttattatttgtgtaATATATTAGTTGTTTGTTTTGTTCTCCgtcattttattattgtaatattttttttctcaaacttTAAAAGTTTAGAGAAATTCTCAAGTGTTACTGCTCCTTTTTGTTTTCGGCATATAAAGAAGTTATAcactcaaattttttttatatgatagaacttttaagaaattatgaataatttactgTGCTGAAAACATGATTTAAACAATTGTTGCACGCGCATGAAATAAACTGTTTGAATCTTAATCAAGTGTAAAGAATTGAGATTTATCcatacaaaaattataattttatcattcactatattaaaaaaaataaaaattactataATTATAGATTTCTCATTAAATTTGTTGGCGCAGTTTTTCGCTAACAGGGGATTAAGAAATCCaattagagagattaagcttgTTAATGAATCGTAAATATAAACCCACAAAGTTTTaatgtggtttagtggttaaaatccacctaatccACGAGTTACTCTTATTTCTATTTAGGAACTCTGGAGGAAATTTTTTATGACAATTTCGACAGAGTTTAGGCCAAGATGTTGGTCCCTTTTACTGTCAATTCCCCTTATATTTATAGCGAGTTGTGGTGGACAATATTGGTTAACCTTACAATAAATGGTAACTTACAgaattgggtaacttcccaaaaaAATGGATACATAAATTCCCTAATTAAGTTTATTATCGTTATATTGATCTTTAAATATATAACGATTACACACATTTATTGCGCATATTGGGCATCCGAGTCTATTGGGATTCTTCCATATGCGCGTCCTTGAACCATCACGAGCTAAATGCAACTCTCAAACTGGATGTGATTGGAGCAGGATGActtgacttagataatgctcgGGCTTGATGAGGGTGATCTGGACATTGGACACATCGATCTCTGTCATTGGAATTTGAGATGATCTGGAGGATCCTGGGGTGTCCCAGACTTAGGGACACAGCCTCGAGCTATTTGATATggatttaacaaaatatctctGATGCCCTGTAACCTTTATTTATTACGTGCCAGCTGTACCCCGAGCAAGAAAATTGAGCTCGTATTTTTAGGGcataacattttccccctaagtCCCAGCTCGTGTATGACGTCATTTCTGACACATACAGTAGGAGCTTTTCCACTTCCGTTTTGGGGAAACGAGCCCACTTACCCACTCGAGTACGAGACACGTGTCTACTTGCCATAGGCGTCTATTCGGGTTTCGAGTATTGtgacagttgtcttgtcaacCCTTTGCCGCtatttggtttatttaattctgACCCTCGGATCTCAAATTGCTTTAATTGTGTGGTCCAGATTTGTTGCCGAACCTTACATATAAATAAGGGATCAAATTctgaaccttaccacctttgcattcaaaattttcccttctcttctttcttctcaaaaactCTCAAACTTTTGGAATCCTTTCTTTCCTAGAACCCTCCTTTGACGATCAACGTCCAGTTTTCTCTACAATCTTCACCATTTCCCGTTCTTCTCAACAACCTCTATCAAGAACCACTTAGTAAGTACACTTCATCtatggttaaatttttttttacccGTTTTTAACAAGTTTGTTGATTTTTCTAGTATTTTTTGTCTTATTTTGGTTATGGACGAGTTTAGTTTGGGTTATATTAGGCCAAAACAAATAGAACTAGGAATGGTCAAGTTAAGCATATAAAAATAGGTAATTTTTCTAGGATTTATGGGTTTAGAAGATGAACATATGAGTTTTTAGGCTTAAAGTTCGAGGGTTTTGGCTCAAATCTGGGTAGCTTAGGAGACATGGTACTAGGGTAGTTTTACATTAAACCACTTTTTGAAACCACTgagtctgacacacgaatctCGAAGTTTCAGTACCTTCCCGAGATTAGGGCCTGTGAATTAGGGGTGTGAGTAGTGAAGCCTTAGAATCTTAGGTCACCATCCTAGCCCGTAGATACTTCAGGTCGAGACAATTGTCTTAGGGGACTGCTTGAGGTTAATTATCCTCGTTTAATTTATACATACTTTCCTTATATATGTTGGTTTTGTATGTTCGATCTTTCTGCTCCCCCTTTCTATTAATTATTACCATGTTTATAAAACTTTGAAGTTTTTATATACTTGCATAGTTGGGAGTGTTTTAGATTGAGACATATGTCTGATGGCTTGACCAGTTAACTTCTAGTTGTTGACCTGGTTATATTCAGGAGTTTTGACTGCCTATTTGCACATACATGTTAGGATTCAAGCCTCAGACTTGGTTTAGCTCCAAGATTTTTGTACCCagtgataaatgagttttaggctcgtttatggtctagtttttaggtgtttttcattagtttaggattattttattttcggaattatgttcgtttgttcatgtttcaggttttccatGTTAAATTGGTAAAAAGAGTGAAAAGGAGGGAAAGTGGAACAAAATCGGGTTTTTCAGGATTGATATGTGCAATTTTGAGTGCTGTTAATAGCGCTATAGCACTATCAagggagcgccgtagcgctatGAAGGACTTCGACGCAAGATGGAATCTAACTTTAGCACCACAATGCTATAAATGCAGCGCCACAACGCTATCATGAACAAGTTaagcagcgctacagcgctacaacaagagcgctacagtgctagtaaGCAAATTCTTCAGGTGTTTTggctctgactttagcgctacagcgctacaataatagcgctacaacgctacaaataCAGCGCTATAGTGCTGGTGATGCGTTTTTCAGATTTTAGACGACTTTTTGAAGGGCAatctggtcttttcacttgggaaccttggagggctatttaaggaacattattctgCGATTATAGGAGAACTggaagttttataaaccctagataaaaagaggctgctgtaattattttctctatttttcatttgaattcttaggttaattttatgaacaattatttgcagtttattttcatcatggtatttatgaactaattttttttatctaggaattaatgtagtcactgggatttctatttaattttattatgattttctattgatacttcttttctattctaatctatatgatgtatgtttaatgctagtaaatacttgatcactatttgcttgatttaatggttttgattcaaaattcaaaagatgagaattgaatatgctatcattgtatagacatagggtgcatattggacgaaagtacctgtatgacttgtgtagtaattaggtttccatgtttaatgcattttatatgttcaagtttatcacagaaatgtataatacctgcatatagattgagatcttatatcttgaaaaagaataggaatcgattatattaacctgctattagaatagaaagaagagatttagaattgattattaaaattaatagaatgaacagttgatgaaattaatttctaggttgtttttattattgatttttaagtagtgattcattgttttgtttccagttctttaattttggttcgtagtttataatatttcttttatttttaattgttcacttaaattttaattaaccaaatagaatttgaaaatcaatcagtggtacttgggagatagtctctgtgggacgatattcGTTCTTCcggaatttactacttgacatgactacgtatacttgcgtacagtGAATttagatcaagtttttggcgtcgttgccggggactaaatttccaatatcaaaattaattgtttttttgttctaatttggttattttattttatttgtgttaacatttatttggatcaaggttctattgtgtttcaggacttgttggtatatgcgaagcaatagatacaaggagattataccaatagatctggaaattgaaagaacgtgaAGACAGAACCAGAAAATAAAAAGGAGATTGGAATTTACCATGGCTGACAATTTGAGAAATGAtgctaataatggtcaaggggctACAGAAATTCCACGGGAGCAAGGACCAAGGACattgagagattatgtacttcctactgttacaggagtgcattcatgcattagacctccaacAATTGCTGCCaaaaattttgagattaagcttGCAATCCTTCAGATGGTTCAGTCAACTGTTCAGTTTGGAGGTATACCAATGGAGGACcccaatttacacatagctaattttctggagttatgtgcaacgttcaagatgaatggagtgagtgatgatgctataagacTGAGGTTATTCCCATTTTCACCGAGGGATAGGGCGAAGAGTTGGTTGATATCTTTACAGGCGAATTTtatcactacatgggaggagttagctcagaagttccttgccaagttctttcctccagcaAAGGCTGCAAAACTAAGGggagagattaataatttttatcagttggatggagagtcactgtatgattcttgggagcgctttaaggagttgttaaggaagtgtccacaccatggaatagaaaagtggatgctggtgcataatttttataatgggttgaattGAACCACGAGGACAATTATAGATGCCACAGCGGGAGGTGCCTTTATGAGTTagagtgctaatgaggcatatgagctaTTAGAGGAGATGTCGATGAATAATTACCAatggccaactgaaaggggacaaccaaagaaggtgactggaatgatggaattggatgctatatccatgcttacagctcaagtagcagccttgacaaagcaattacaaaagactacactcccATCTCAAGCTATGCAAATTCAAAACCTTTGTGAAGTGTGTGGTACTACCCATCCACCCAACCAATGCCTTGCTATAGatatgaataacatgcccatggaagaagtacAAGCTATAGGGAATTATCTGAGACAACCCAATAATCCAAATTCCATGACCTATACCCCAGCTTGGAAGAATCATCCCAATTTTTCCTGGTCTAATAATCAAAATACTTTACAACCTTATCCTCCACCTCAGCCACAATATCAACCTGCCCAAAATAGGCCACCATTTCCACAGCAATATGCACACCAAAATCCTCCACCTGgatattatcaaccacaaaatagaccatCCCACCAAATGCCAATGAAACCAGCTGAACCCCAACCTGATGTACTTAACCAATTTATGACTGAAACTAGGGCGTCCATAAGAAGcttggagactcaaatagggcaaTTGGCTACTTTAATGCCTAATAAagctcaaggaaatttgcctagcactacataagttaatcctaaagagcagtgtcatgcaatatccttgaggagtgggACAAAGTATGAGGGGCCTACAGTAGAAAACAAGGGCAAGAAGATTGAGGATCGATATGTCACTAGTCCagcacaagaggaggttactgcagattttctaaagaaagagaagtctaatgaagaaaaggttactgaagaccttaggAAGGAAGAGGAGGTGCCACCAGCGAGTATTGACTACCATGTTAgaattccatatccacaaaggCTTCGCAAGAATAATTTGGATAACCAGTTTGCAAAGTTcttagaggtgttcaagaagctacatattAATATATCGTTCGCAGAAGCATTAGAGTAGATGCCTAGCTatgtgaagttcatgaaggaaATTTTGTCAAGGAAAAAGAagctagaggattatgagacggttgcattaactgaagagtgcagcgcaatactacagaagaaactacctccaaagcttaaagatcctggtagtttcaatatcccaTGTTCTATAGGGAGTTTAGTAGAAACAAAGgcattatgtgatttaggggctagtgtgaatttgatgcctctatcaatctttcagAAGCTAAATTTGGGAGAAGCTCGGCAAACTATAGTGTCTTTGCAGATGGTAGATAGGACAGTTAATCATCCTCATGGAGttattgaggatgtattggtaaaAGTGAGTAAATTTATCTTTCCTGCGgactttattattttagatatggaggaagatgaaaatattccaataatacttggaaggccattcttagCGACTGGTAGGGCgttaattgatgtacaaaaaggtGAATTAAAgctgcgagtgcaaaaagaggaagttatatttaaagtttttgcagcaatagaaattccaacgtgttgtagagttgaagtggtgaaccaaggagagaacaagttggaagGCTCTAAGACAAGCTCCATAGTGAAAACCAGAATGAGGAAGGGGCGGAACCGATTAAAAAAGTACTTTAGTGAAAGAATTCGAATGTTATATGAGCGGGGGAAAGTACCACCAATTTCTAATCACAAGAAACGAGGGCcaactcatgacactatggctctcaaggacgtgaggggaggacttgatccaagATTGAATATGAATGAAAACAAGAGTCCGGCTAAAAGATGTTAaagacagcgctcttaggaggcattcctatgtttatttttaatttttaattttatgatatttgtttTCGTTTTCGTTTTTTTTATTGGAAAAATGTTTTTAGAGATtttgttttagttgtttttagtTTTATTCTGGAACAATTGTGTTGTAACTCGTAACCcatgaaaaacgtgaaaaaattGAAGTTTAGGTGGTTATAGCACCACATCAATGGCAGTCTCAACCTTTCGAGGGACCTTCGTCTCAGCCGCCACCACCGCCATACTAACGTGGCTGGTCAGGTAAGTCTCTGTTCTCATTCTTTATGTActcaacattggggacaatgttcgattttaagtttgggggagagatttatttctGGTGTCTttgatgctttttttttttttggtttgtttgtttttatttttattttaattagttgtttgttttgagtcatgttttagagtataaattaagttgataataattgccatttaaatatgattgactgttttgtagtataatccaaaggaaaaatttATGTGCTTCTAAAaataatctgtgtgcttggttagattactttgtttttcactgtgatttgttgacattagagatctattgctcataCATTGCAAATGTTGTacttgagttattttatgcatgtcaaatttggattatggattgaaaagtttgaaaaaaaaaattctagaacctacttgcttactatttgagataaaatttgaaacaatgcacatttaggaaaatgatataggcaaatttttttggactggttgtgcctttcaagcaaACCATATTAAATTTTATCTTTAGTTAACCCTTTTGAGCCTTATAACCATTTTCTTGATTAATACATTCTTTTGAGCCTAACTGTAAAATGaaataccatttactctttttgacccataccatgagcatgagaattattatatgaggggagtgaatgtgtaaatggatgtttgtattatgtgttattcagaaaattacttttgattgagaaagaagaaaaataaaataaaataaagaaagaaaatgaaaagaaagtgaaaaatgattatgctcccaaacaattatttattgaaaaatcaaagtttgggggagtttattaaaaaaaatatatatattctcaatcattgcacagaaaaaggggtaacaagggatgagtagtgtgaaatttttgggaaagcttgtttagtggaatgcttgtggtatgattaagcttAAAATTGTCTCTTTATCTacctatacctaagccttctattacaacccttataaagtcctattgattcttatttgtgtatttgtttatattaatggagaatagtaagtaatgcaggcatatggacaatttgagtttgtggttagttggtgagagtttgatgtgcataaagtggttcaattattttatttgcgagttttgagtaaatgagctttggtGTTGATAGATTACAGTGAAATGGTGAAGTGATTgagactgaaaatctagattaatgtttaaataacatgattgtttttcctacgaattatatatgcataatagtcttgagtg is a window of Humulus lupulus chromosome 4, drHumLupu1.1, whole genome shotgun sequence DNA encoding:
- the LOC133830438 gene encoding uncharacterized protein LOC133830438, with the protein product MGSSGEKVVAVIMVGGPTKGTRFRPLSLNVPKPLFPLAGEPMVHHPISACKRIPNLAQIFLIGFYEEREFALYVSAISNELKVPVRYLREDKPLGSAGGLYNFRDLIMEDSPSHIFLLNCDVCCSFPLPEMLEAHKSYGGMGTILVIKVSVESASQFGELVADPTTNELLHYTEKPETFVSDLINCGVYVFTPDIFTAIEGVSTQRKDRANLRRLSSFEALQSATRSLPSNFVRLDQDILSPLAGKKQLFTYETKDFWEQIKTPGMSLRCSSLYLAQFRLTSPDLLANGDGIKSAKFVGDVYVHPSAKIHPTAKIGPNVSISANARIGAGARLISCIILDDVEIKENAVVIHAIVGWKSSIGTWSRVQASGDYNAKLGITILGESVSVEDEVVVINSIVLPNKTLNVSVQEEIIL